One region of Mycobacterium riyadhense genomic DNA includes:
- a CDS encoding LysR family transcriptional regulator, with amino-acid sequence MIDSDSDWFALLAPQLSIAVAVLEEQHITRAAHKLGVPQPTVTAAMRRIGEAIGAPLVQQSGRGIAITPAGRAFLPSARVALTSLRAARHEVSDIIDPDHGRVGLGFVHSRGVRDVPVLIDAFLAAYPDITFGLQQGPIDELLEQMLSGTIDVAVVAPIPDDPRLESVVLDDERLYLVVSTRHRLARRRSVRWHEVAGESFIALTEPYGLRQVFDRLCAQAGFEPALVFEGQEITTVRGLVRAGLGVALLPGCPDARQRHAEEGLAEIPISRPVAHREVGAIWIKNRHPSPAARRFIEFLTTSGVRVLAESRDGQCGAAQSKR; translated from the coding sequence ATGATCGATTCGGATTCTGATTGGTTTGCGCTGCTAGCGCCTCAACTCAGCATCGCGGTGGCTGTGTTAGAGGAACAACACATCACTCGGGCGGCCCACAAGTTGGGAGTGCCACAACCCACCGTGACCGCGGCGATGCGTCGTATTGGTGAGGCCATCGGTGCACCGCTGGTTCAACAGTCGGGCCGCGGAATCGCAATCACCCCAGCCGGTCGCGCCTTCCTGCCCAGCGCCCGAGTCGCGTTGACCAGCCTGCGAGCTGCCCGCCATGAAGTAAGCGACATCATCGATCCCGATCACGGCCGAGTCGGCCTGGGCTTTGTCCACAGCCGTGGGGTGCGCGACGTACCCGTGCTCATCGACGCTTTCTTGGCGGCATATCCCGACATCACCTTCGGACTTCAACAAGGCCCGATCGACGAACTGCTTGAACAGATGCTCAGCGGCACCATCGATGTGGCAGTCGTGGCGCCGATTCCCGACGACCCACGCTTGGAATCGGTGGTGCTCGATGACGAGCGCCTATACCTGGTTGTTAGCACCAGGCATCGTCTTGCCCGTCGACGCTCCGTCAGGTGGCACGAGGTTGCCGGTGAGTCGTTTATCGCATTGACCGAGCCTTACGGTTTACGACAGGTATTCGATCGTCTGTGTGCCCAAGCAGGTTTCGAGCCGGCTCTGGTGTTCGAAGGGCAGGAGATCACCACGGTGCGCGGCCTCGTTCGCGCGGGCCTGGGAGTTGCGCTGCTGCCAGGTTGTCCCGATGCCCGGCAGAGACACGCCGAGGAGGGACTCGCCGAGATACCCATCAGTCGTCCTGTGGCCCATCGCGAGGTGGGAGCAATATGGATCAAAAACCGCCACCCGTCTCCGGCCGCAAGACGCTTCATCGAATTCCTGACAACTTCGGGTGTCCGCGTGCTGGCCGAATCTCGCGACGGGCAGTGCGGGGCAGCGCAGTCCAAACGATGA
- a CDS encoding SDR family oxidoreductase codes for MSASDVPMIYPVRPSGPSTARALVGQFSEATAQLAETFQRIASGWPEVGVRRQNRKTPQVVVVTGASAGIGRATVRLLAQRESRIGLLARGTTGLDAAAAEVRAAGGEALPIPTDVADFSAVERAARQVEERFGPIDAWINVAFTSLFAPFTAIEPDEYRRVTEVSYLGYVHGTKVALDHMRTRDSGVIVQVGSALGSRAIPLQSAYCGAKHAINGFTESVRTELMHARSNVRITVVQMPAVNTPQFSWVRSRMTNHPQPVPPIYQPEVAARGVVYALDHPRRKQYWVGASTVGTVVAQRLVPGLLDRYLARTGYDSQQTDQPVGPDRPANLWEPLDGPGGEDHGAHGVFDSRSHSHSGQSWASRHARTLVPGLTLVSTAAAAQWARRRVQR; via the coding sequence ATGTCTGCGTCTGACGTGCCGATGATATACCCGGTTCGGCCCAGCGGCCCCAGTACCGCAAGAGCACTGGTTGGCCAGTTCAGCGAAGCGACAGCCCAACTGGCCGAGACCTTTCAACGAATCGCCAGCGGATGGCCGGAAGTCGGGGTACGCCGACAAAACCGCAAGACTCCGCAGGTGGTGGTGGTTACAGGCGCCAGCGCCGGCATCGGACGGGCCACCGTACGGTTGCTGGCACAGCGTGAAAGCCGCATCGGACTGCTGGCCCGTGGTACGACAGGCTTGGATGCCGCAGCCGCCGAGGTGCGGGCCGCGGGCGGCGAAGCCCTTCCGATTCCCACCGACGTAGCGGATTTCAGCGCGGTGGAGCGGGCGGCGCGTCAGGTCGAGGAACGCTTTGGCCCCATCGACGCGTGGATCAACGTGGCGTTCACGTCATTGTTCGCGCCGTTCACCGCCATCGAGCCGGATGAATACCGCCGAGTGACCGAGGTGAGCTACCTGGGCTACGTACACGGCACCAAGGTCGCGCTCGATCACATGCGCACACGTGATTCTGGTGTGATCGTGCAGGTAGGTTCGGCGCTGGGCAGCCGCGCCATACCGCTGCAGTCGGCCTATTGTGGCGCCAAGCACGCGATCAACGGGTTCACCGAATCGGTACGCACCGAGCTGATGCACGCACGCAGCAACGTTCGGATCACCGTGGTACAGATGCCGGCGGTCAACACTCCGCAATTCTCCTGGGTGCGGTCGCGCATGACCAATCACCCTCAGCCGGTTCCCCCGATATATCAGCCTGAAGTCGCCGCTCGTGGAGTGGTCTACGCACTGGATCATCCACGCCGCAAGCAGTACTGGGTCGGCGCCAGCACAGTCGGAACCGTTGTGGCTCAACGTCTGGTCCCTGGATTACTCGACCGCTACCTGGCTCGCACCGGATATGACTCCCAGCAGACGGATCAGCCGGTCGGTCCCGATCGGCCCGCCAACCTCTGGGAGCCGCTGGATGGACCCGGCGGCGAGGACCACGGTGCGCACGGAGTCTTTGACAGCCGTTCGCATTCACACAGTGGCCAGTCGTGGGCGTCGCGGCACGCTCGAACTCTCGTGCCGGGTCTGACTCTGGTAAGCACTGCCGCGGCCGCTCAGTGGGCCCGCCGCCGAGTTCAGCGATGA
- a CDS encoding FAD-binding and (Fe-S)-binding domain-containing protein — translation MSTRFAAQHEIDTARLEAMLAERVDGEVRFDDGSRAAYSTDASNFRQLPIGVVVPRTPEAAVEAVAVARAFGAPVLSRGGGTSLAGQCTNTAVVLDWSKYCDKLESVDAKAKRCVVQPGIVLDELNRRLESTGLRFGPEPSTHANCTVGGMIGNNSCGSTAQRCGKVVDNIARLEVLCYDGTRFWCGETSDEEYAQIEAHGDLRAALYRRLRRLRDEFADDIRNGFPAIPRRVSGYNLDSLLPEHNFDVAGLLVGSESTLVTVLRAELELIETWPKRALVVLGYPSIDQAGDAVCSVLPYEPIALEAMDDKLIRDERLHHLNAEAIKKLPEGAAFLLAQFGGNDQDTVDAQAKRMLDGLHESEHDATVSCLDDPAREDELWQVREAGLGATAHVPGHAETFEGWEDSAVPPERLGNYLRRLQALYEEFGYSSAAAPSLYGHFGQGCVHTRIPFDLFTAEGVSAYRRFLERAADLVSEFGGSLSGEHGDGQTRGELLPRIFGHRLMSAFAELKDIFDPQDRMNPGKVVAPQPLDANLRLGSTWAPITPQDLHFHYPHDGGSFVHAANRCVGVGKCRQLDTSSGQVMCPSYQVTREEEHSTRGRARLLFEMLDGHGDSPIQDGWRSTDVKRALDLCLACKGCKSDCPADVDMATYKAEFLAHHYEGRQWRRPRSDLSMGWLPVAARMVTDARMGWLANALTRTPGLRRAAIAAAGVADREIPRFAKQTLRQWFTKRTTRASGKRGTVMLWPDTFTNCFHPQVGHAAVHVLEEAGWRVTLPPPRLCCGLTWISTGQLRTAKEVLARTVAALAPHVRAGGLVVGLEPSCTTVFRADAAELFPDNHDVLRLRDQTVTLAELLTEHSPGYQPPRPVGGKLSALAQVHCHQHAVLGWDADAQLLEDAGVEVAQLGAGCCGLAGNFGFERGHLGVSEACAERVMLPEIRAADRGAVVLADGFSCRTQIHELDSGGREAVHLAVLLAAMYKTQPQRN, via the coding sequence GTGTCGACGCGCTTTGCAGCGCAGCATGAGATCGACACGGCGCGACTGGAAGCGATGCTGGCCGAAAGAGTGGACGGCGAGGTCCGTTTCGACGACGGCAGCCGGGCCGCGTATTCGACGGATGCCTCCAACTTCCGACAGCTGCCCATTGGCGTCGTTGTACCCCGCACCCCCGAGGCAGCGGTCGAAGCGGTGGCCGTTGCCCGCGCGTTCGGAGCACCGGTGCTGTCACGTGGGGGCGGAACCAGTTTGGCAGGCCAGTGCACCAATACCGCGGTGGTGCTGGATTGGTCGAAGTACTGCGACAAACTGGAATCGGTGGATGCCAAGGCCAAACGCTGCGTGGTGCAGCCCGGAATCGTCCTCGACGAACTCAACCGCCGACTGGAATCCACCGGGCTGCGCTTCGGCCCGGAGCCGTCGACGCACGCGAATTGCACGGTGGGCGGGATGATCGGCAACAACTCCTGTGGGTCGACGGCGCAGCGTTGCGGCAAGGTGGTCGACAACATCGCGAGGCTGGAGGTCCTGTGCTACGACGGAACCCGGTTCTGGTGCGGCGAGACCAGTGATGAGGAGTATGCCCAGATTGAGGCCCACGGTGACTTGAGGGCTGCGCTTTACCGACGGCTGCGACGATTGCGTGACGAGTTCGCCGACGACATTCGCAACGGGTTCCCCGCGATTCCCCGGCGGGTGTCTGGATACAACCTGGATTCGCTTCTCCCGGAACACAATTTCGACGTAGCCGGCCTGCTCGTTGGCAGCGAATCCACACTTGTCACCGTGTTGCGCGCGGAACTGGAGCTGATCGAGACATGGCCCAAGCGGGCACTGGTGGTTCTGGGATACCCGAGTATCGACCAAGCCGGCGATGCGGTGTGCTCGGTACTGCCGTATGAGCCGATCGCCTTGGAGGCCATGGACGACAAGCTAATCAGGGATGAACGGCTGCACCATCTCAACGCCGAAGCAATCAAGAAGTTGCCGGAAGGGGCGGCGTTCTTGTTGGCACAGTTCGGCGGCAATGACCAGGACACGGTTGACGCGCAGGCGAAGCGGATGCTCGACGGGCTGCACGAAAGCGAGCACGACGCCACGGTGTCTTGTCTGGACGACCCCGCACGCGAGGACGAACTCTGGCAGGTGCGCGAGGCTGGTCTAGGTGCTACTGCGCACGTGCCAGGGCACGCGGAAACCTTCGAAGGATGGGAAGATTCGGCGGTACCTCCCGAACGGCTCGGCAACTACCTGCGTCGGCTGCAGGCGCTCTACGAGGAGTTCGGCTACAGCAGTGCGGCCGCACCCAGTTTGTACGGGCATTTCGGCCAGGGTTGTGTCCATACCCGCATCCCCTTCGACTTGTTCACAGCCGAAGGTGTCTCGGCGTATCGCCGCTTTCTGGAGCGTGCCGCCGATCTGGTATCGGAATTCGGTGGATCGCTGTCGGGCGAGCATGGCGATGGCCAGACTCGGGGCGAGCTGCTTCCGCGGATATTCGGCCACCGGCTGATGTCGGCGTTCGCGGAACTGAAGGACATCTTCGACCCACAGGACCGGATGAACCCGGGCAAGGTCGTGGCGCCGCAACCGCTGGATGCCAACCTGCGTCTCGGGTCGACCTGGGCACCAATCACGCCACAAGACTTACACTTCCACTATCCGCACGATGGTGGGTCGTTCGTGCATGCGGCCAATCGCTGTGTGGGAGTGGGCAAGTGCCGTCAGCTTGATACCAGCTCCGGACAGGTGATGTGCCCGTCGTATCAGGTCACCCGGGAGGAAGAACATTCCACCCGCGGACGGGCCCGGTTGCTGTTCGAGATGCTTGACGGTCACGGCGACAGTCCGATTCAGGACGGGTGGCGATCGACGGATGTCAAAAGGGCGCTGGATCTCTGCCTGGCGTGCAAGGGCTGCAAGTCCGACTGCCCGGCAGATGTCGACATGGCCACCTACAAAGCCGAGTTCCTGGCCCACCACTACGAAGGCCGGCAGTGGCGCCGGCCCCGCTCCGACCTATCGATGGGATGGTTGCCGGTCGCCGCGCGTATGGTTACTGACGCACGAATGGGGTGGTTGGCCAACGCGCTGACGCGCACGCCGGGGCTGCGCAGGGCCGCGATAGCCGCGGCCGGGGTTGCCGACCGCGAGATTCCGCGCTTCGCCAAACAGACACTGCGACAATGGTTCACCAAGCGCACCACACGCGCCAGCGGCAAGCGCGGCACGGTCATGCTCTGGCCTGACACGTTCACCAACTGCTTCCACCCTCAAGTTGGCCACGCGGCGGTGCATGTGCTCGAAGAGGCCGGGTGGCGAGTAACGCTGCCGCCACCGCGGCTGTGTTGTGGGTTGACGTGGATCTCTACCGGCCAGCTGCGAACCGCAAAGGAAGTGCTCGCACGCACGGTGGCCGCGCTGGCGCCGCACGTGCGCGCCGGCGGGCTGGTGGTGGGCCTGGAACCCAGCTGCACCACGGTGTTTCGCGCCGACGCGGCCGAGCTGTTCCCCGACAATCACGACGTGCTGCGGCTGCGCGATCAGACCGTCACCCTCGCCGAACTGCTAACCGAGCACTCGCCCGGCTACCAGCCACCGCGGCCAGTTGGCGGAAAGCTGTCCGCGTTGGCCCAGGTGCATTGCCACCAGCACGCCGTACTGGGCTGGGACGCGGATGCGCAGCTGCTGGAGGATGCCGGAGTTGAGGTGGCGCAGCTGGGTGCCGGATGCTGCGGCCTGGCCGGGAATTTCGGCTTCGAACGCGGCCACCTTGGCGTCAGCGAAGCGTGCGCTGAGCGGGTCATGTTGCCGGAAATTCGCGCCGCCGACCGCGGCGCGGTGGTGCTCGCCGACGGGTTCAGTTGCCGCACCCAGATTCACGAACTCGACAGTGGCGGGAGAGAAGCGGTGCACCTAGCCGTACTGCTGGCTGCGATGTACAAGACTCAGCCGCAGCGGAATTGA
- a CDS encoding thiamine pyrophosphate-requiring protein yields MAEVSDFVLERLRDWGITHVFAYPGDGINGLLAAWGRADNRPMFVQARHEEMAAFEAVGYAKFSGRLGVCAATSGPGAIHLLNGLYDAKLDRVPVVAIVGQTDRTAMGGWYQQEVDLLSLFKDVASDYVQMVTVPEQLPNVLDRAIRTALTRRGPTALIIPEDVQELEYSSPAHEFKMVPSSLGFEQPAVEPSANGLQRAADVLNAGERVAMLVGSGARNAVKEITELADVLGAGVAKALLGKDVLSDELPWVTGSIGLLGTRPSYELMRDCDTLLTIGSSFPYTQFLPPFGAARGVQIDIDPTVIGMRYPNEVNLVGDAAMTVRALLPLLRRKTDRTWRETIEHNVHRWWETMAMEADVSADPINPMRLFTELSPKLPENAIVTADSGSAANWYARQLKFRGNIRGSLSGTLATMGPGVPYGIGAKFAHSDRPVIVFAGDGAMQMNGLAELITIAHYWQHWTDPRLVVAVLHNNDLNQVTWEMRAMGGAPKFAESQTLPDVDYAAFAASLGFGSATLTDPEQISSAWDRALAADRPTLLDVHCDPNVPPVPPHASLDQMKAAVSAVLHGDVDAFGIIKEGIKIKAQEFLPHREPSRR; encoded by the coding sequence ATGGCTGAAGTCAGCGACTTTGTGCTGGAACGACTCCGCGACTGGGGAATCACACATGTGTTCGCCTACCCCGGCGACGGTATCAATGGGCTGCTCGCGGCGTGGGGCCGCGCCGACAACAGGCCGATGTTCGTCCAGGCGCGACACGAGGAAATGGCGGCCTTCGAAGCGGTAGGCTACGCCAAATTCAGTGGTCGACTCGGGGTGTGCGCGGCGACCTCCGGCCCGGGCGCGATCCACCTGCTCAACGGCCTCTACGACGCGAAACTCGACCGGGTACCGGTGGTAGCGATCGTGGGGCAAACCGACCGCACAGCAATGGGCGGCTGGTACCAACAAGAGGTCGACCTGTTGAGTTTGTTCAAGGATGTTGCCAGCGACTACGTTCAGATGGTCACGGTGCCCGAGCAGCTGCCCAACGTGCTCGACCGCGCCATTCGCACCGCGTTGACCCGACGTGGACCGACGGCGCTGATCATCCCCGAGGACGTACAAGAGCTCGAATATTCGTCTCCTGCACACGAATTCAAGATGGTGCCGTCCAGTCTGGGGTTCGAGCAACCCGCCGTTGAACCCTCTGCCAACGGGCTACAGCGGGCCGCCGACGTGCTCAACGCGGGTGAACGCGTCGCGATGCTTGTCGGATCCGGCGCGCGCAACGCCGTCAAGGAGATCACCGAGCTCGCCGACGTCCTCGGTGCGGGGGTGGCAAAAGCGTTGCTGGGCAAGGATGTGCTGTCCGATGAACTGCCGTGGGTGACCGGATCTATCGGATTGTTGGGCACCCGTCCCAGCTATGAGTTGATGCGCGACTGCGACACTTTGCTCACCATCGGGTCCAGTTTTCCGTATACGCAGTTCTTGCCGCCCTTCGGTGCGGCACGCGGCGTGCAGATCGATATCGACCCCACGGTCATCGGCATGCGTTACCCCAACGAGGTGAACCTGGTGGGCGACGCCGCCATGACGGTGCGCGCACTGCTGCCGCTGTTGCGGCGCAAGACCGACCGGACTTGGCGGGAGACGATCGAACACAACGTGCACCGTTGGTGGGAAACCATGGCAATGGAAGCCGATGTGTCCGCCGATCCGATCAACCCGATGCGGCTGTTCACCGAGTTGTCGCCAAAGCTGCCCGAGAATGCGATCGTCACCGCCGACTCGGGTTCAGCGGCGAATTGGTATGCCCGCCAACTAAAGTTCCGTGGCAATATTCGCGGCTCGTTGTCGGGCACCCTGGCCACGATGGGTCCGGGCGTCCCGTACGGCATTGGCGCGAAGTTCGCTCATTCGGACCGACCAGTCATTGTTTTCGCCGGTGACGGCGCGATGCAGATGAACGGCTTGGCCGAACTGATCACCATCGCACACTACTGGCAGCACTGGACGGATCCTCGGCTTGTCGTTGCGGTCCTGCACAACAACGACCTGAACCAGGTGACCTGGGAGATGCGGGCGATGGGCGGCGCACCGAAATTCGCCGAATCCCAAACCCTTCCTGATGTCGACTATGCGGCGTTTGCGGCCAGCCTGGGCTTCGGCTCGGCAACCCTGACCGATCCCGAGCAGATTTCGTCGGCGTGGGATCGGGCGCTGGCCGCCGACCGGCCAACGCTGCTGGACGTGCATTGCGACCCGAATGTTCCCCCGGTGCCGCCGCATGCCAGCTTGGACCAGATGAAGGCCGCCGTCAGTGCCGTGCTGCACGGCGACGTGGACGCGTTCGGCATCATCAAGGAAGGCATCAAGATCAAAGCGCAGGAGTTCTTGCCGCACCGGGAACCTAGCCGACGATGA
- a CDS encoding fumarylacetoacetate hydrolase family protein codes for MSVSVLRTVDAWWVETPSGPAKIATAAATTAALLADRPAIAAAARETGTVPLASLNLISPVTRPCRVVAQMTNYESHVKDAGMDPTSMPLTFFRKASASISGPFDDIVKPGHVQLLDYEVEIGLVIGRSIPVGTTISHATLSDFVAGLVVANDVSARDIQLPQTQFYEAKSYPTFTPVGPKLVLLNSDELQRFGDLRLRLSVNGEERQNALVEADMLYRPLQALQSLTQFQELAPGDLILTGTPVGTALSAPAKPVAIIGNLLPPAIKWNAFFKRQAGNPKYLRQGDIVEASVATDDGQIDLGTQRTAVRYA; via the coding sequence ATGAGCGTCTCCGTCCTGCGCACCGTCGACGCCTGGTGGGTCGAAACCCCAAGCGGCCCAGCGAAGATCGCGACTGCCGCGGCAACCACCGCAGCGCTGCTGGCCGACCGTCCCGCGATCGCGGCGGCAGCCCGCGAGACCGGCACCGTACCTTTAGCAAGCCTGAACTTGATCTCGCCGGTAACTCGGCCGTGCCGCGTGGTCGCCCAGATGACCAATTACGAATCGCATGTCAAGGATGCGGGCATGGACCCGACATCGATGCCGCTGACCTTCTTCCGCAAGGCTTCTGCGTCGATCAGCGGCCCGTTCGACGACATCGTCAAGCCCGGCCACGTCCAACTGCTGGACTATGAGGTCGAGATCGGGTTGGTGATCGGCCGATCAATCCCGGTCGGTACAACCATTTCCCACGCGACCCTCTCCGATTTCGTCGCCGGTCTGGTCGTCGCCAACGATGTGTCTGCGCGCGATATCCAGCTTCCACAGACACAGTTCTACGAAGCCAAGTCCTACCCGACGTTCACCCCGGTCGGGCCGAAGCTGGTGTTGCTGAATTCCGACGAACTCCAGCGGTTCGGTGATCTGCGGCTGCGCCTGAGTGTTAACGGCGAGGAGCGACAGAACGCGCTCGTCGAAGCCGACATGCTCTACCGGCCACTGCAGGCGCTGCAGTCGCTCACCCAATTCCAGGAGCTCGCTCCCGGCGACCTCATACTCACCGGCACCCCTGTTGGCACCGCCCTGAGTGCCCCGGCGAAGCCGGTGGCAATCATCGGAAACCTGTTACCACCGGCCATCAAATGGAACGCCTTCTTCAAACGTCAGGCCGGCAATCCGAAATATCTGCGGCAAGGTGACATTGTCGAAGCGTCGGTGGCCACCGACGACGGGCAGATCGACCTCGGAACCCAGCGCACCGCGGTGCGGTACGCGTAA